A window of the Plasmodium vivax chromosome 12, whole genome shotgun sequence genome harbors these coding sequences:
- a CDS encoding Micro-fibrillar-associated protein 1 C-terminus domain containing protein (encoded by transcript PVX_116660A) has translation MSSVNELLNYFVVNDDKDDVAKGGEGAKSRAEQLERERQKENERAVVRRYFPGKKPHYAKNAKEDDEEDGGEDDEDEEDPLFARNDALAEYLPKQGLAQGRRYADRPPGSDRPGSPSQVDSRYERLKNKSIKGDERERITRRVREVKVINHPEEAKDGLPKSRGEEGEEADNYEQYFPVGEEEVEQEENEGDADAGDAHSADQSSNSSYDESDDQSGDENYMNGEDGSAPMKHEYVFKTKRKTLLESFQKEQNEKQLQKSEATEKKIIEEEKKEKAIEETIHNEIMIEQMKNQENNVFSSDENFDDDDADEGEPDEKEYQLWKLRHMSRLKRDELDRRKHQLVQDEISERRKMTDREIMEQNKLLPHKEKKKKKKMLFMQKYYHRGGFFQDLFEEGKEEIYRRDYNEPVYEDKVDKENLPKVLRVRRGNFGKQGQSKYTHLLDNDTSRKDSLWANRDLEARRARRKEDLFERPTYRKG, from the exons ATGAGTTCTGTGAATGAGCTGTTAAACTACTTTGTGGTTAATGATGACAAGGACGACGTGGCCAAGGGCGGAGAGGGAGCCAAGTCGCGGGCCGAGCAGCTGGAGCGGGAGAGACAGAAGGAAAACGAGAGGGCCGTCGTGCGGAGGTACTTCCCCGGAAAG aaacCCCACTACGCGAAGAACGCCAAGGAGGATGACGAGGAGGACGGCGGCGAAGATGACgaggacgaggaggacccccTCTTCGCGCGTAACGATGCCCTGGCGGAATATTTACCCAAACAGGGCCTCGCGCAAGGGAGAAGATATGCGGATAGGCCGCCGGGGAGTGACCGGCCAGGTAGCCCCAGCCAAGTAGACTCCAGATATGAGAGactcaaaaataaaa GCATCAAGGGAGACGAACGGGAAAGGATCACCAGGCGGGTGCGAGAAGTGAAGGTCATCAACCACCCGGAGGAGGCAAAAGATGGGCTCCCCAAATCGCGAggagaggagggagaagaggcAGACAATTATGAGCAGTACTTCCCCgtaggagaggaagaagtggagcAGGAGGAAAACGAAGGAGATGCCGACGCTGGAGATGCCCACTCTGCAGACCAATCGAGCAACTCCTCTTATGACGAATCAGATGACCAATCGGGCGATGAAAACTACATGAACGGAGAGGACGGAAGCGCCCCCATGAAACACGAGTacgtttttaaaacgaaaagaaagaCGCTGCTGGAGAGCTTTcaaaaggagcaaaacgaAAAGCAGCTGCAAAAAAGTGAggcaacagaaaaaaaaataattgaagaggagaaaaaggaaaaggcaataGAGGAAACCATACACAACGAAATAATGATTGAGCAGATGAAGAACCAAGAAAACAACGTGTTCTCGTCTGACGAAAATTTTGATGACGATGACGCTGATGAGGGGGAGCCAGATGAAAAGGAATACCAACTGTGGAAGCTTCGCCACATGAGCAGACTAAAGAGAGACGAGCTCGACAGAAGAAAGCATCAGCTTGTGCAGGACGAAATCAgcgaaaggagaaaaatgacaGACAGGGAAATaatggaacaaaataaactGCTCCCACataaggagaagaagaagaaaaaaaaaatgctctttATGCAAAAGTACTACCACAGGGGAGGGTTCTTTCAGGACCTCTTTGAAGAAGGCAAGGAAGAAATTTACAGGCGAGACTACAACGAGCCGGTGTACGAAGACAAAGTCGATAAGGAGAACCTGCCCAAAGTGCTTCGCGTGAGGAGGGGCAACTTCGGCAAGCAGGGCCAGTCCAAGTACACCCACCTGCTCGACAACGACACCTCCAGGAAGGACTCGCTGTGGGCCAACCGGGACCTGGAGGCCCGCCGCGCCCGCCGCAAGGAGGACTTGTTCGAGCGCCCCACCTACCGGAAGGGGTAG
- a CDS encoding hypothetical protein, conserved (encoded by transcript PVX_116665A), producing the protein MVKVNVNANAGEGEENARKGICKKDIEKKYERSRLGVEGGKKLSARRKFGPDKELGGVSGVGRVSGGVDVLPRGEGEQMNYEVVRNISRNLNRQLSRGVGDECVKNLVTQVSYSHLFTLLKNILTYLPFSINDYLIGTLELKEIIDSKYNTCFQLYKKEDLMRHIYENESKNLVDNKVFNLFLKYKVMQNEKGPLNHLHVLNFHEGGKEPNLESILIEKSRIFMYKIHSFIEGRDLNLSYIYEICHGLGYKTETFLLAVFIFDSYIHSINKMTEKNHYRKIKLLVIICSILLALIKTQVFNGSSIMYLNDILYLVNKLRHDKVNYTCIEIANKQMEIIKFLPLNYNNYWTYSELTYVYLINLKNCSKKYPAIKIYYIFLEHFGFLYFLFDVIYAYSMYITAVGSYKVIPPSRVVATIILYFSNAFYNRMSNSLLFQENFCQEVFLLPFANDLFMWSYLLLNNFIYFFEHCVVPNKNYSSIYSIFYETGRMLNIRTVF; encoded by the coding sequence ATGGTGAAGGTGAACGTGAACGCGAACGCGGGCGAGGGCGAGGAGAACGCGCGGAAGGGCATCTGCAAAAAGGACATCGAGAAGAAGTACGAGCGGAGCCGGCTGGGGGTGGAGGGCGGCAAGAAGCTGTCGGCCAGGAGGAAGTTCGGGCCGGACAAGGAATTGGGCGGAGTAAGCGGAGTAGGCCGGGTAAGCGGCGGGGTAGACGTACTGCCCCGCGGGGAGGGCGAGCAAATGAACTACGAAGTGGTGCGGAACATCAGCAGAAACCTGAACCGGCAGCTGAGCAGAGGCGTGGGGGACGAGTGCGTGAAGAACCTGGTGACGCAAGTGAGTTACAGCCACCTGTTCACGCTCCTAAAAAACATTCTGACGTACCTGCCCTTCTCAATCAACGACTACCTAATAGGGACATTGGAGCTGAAGGAAATCATAGACAGTAAATACAACACGTGTTTCCAGCTGTATAAGAAGGAAGACCTCATGAGGCACATCTACGAAAATGAATCCAAAAATTTAGTAGACAATAAGGTGttcaatttatttctaaaGTACAAGGtgatgcaaaatgaaaaggggcCACTGAACCACCTGCACGTGCTCAATTTTCatgaagggggaaaggaacCCAATTTGGAAAGCATCCTCATTGAGAAGTCCcgaatttttatgtacaaaaTACATTCCTTTATAGAAGGCAGAGATTTAAACCTTTCATATATTTACGAAATTTGCCACGGCCTGGGGTACAAAACGGAGACCTTCCTATTGGCTGTGTTCATTTTCGACTCGTACATCCACAgtattaacaaaatgacaGAGAAAAACCATTACAGGAAAATTAAACTGCTGGTGATTATTTGCTCCATTTTACTAGCACTTATAAAAACACAGGTGTTTAATGGCTCCAGCATAATGTACCTGAACGATATTTTATACCTTGTGAATAAATTGCGGCATGATAAAGTGAATTACACCTGTATCGAAATTGCAAACAAACAGatggaaattataaaattcctTCCacttaattataataattattggACGTACTCTGAGCTGACTTatgtttatttaattaatttaaaaaactgcTCGAAGAAATATCCAGCCATTAAAAtttactacatttttttggaacatTTTGGCTTTCTCTATTTCCTCTTTGATGTCATTTACGCCTATTCCATGTACATCACCGCCGTCGGTTCGTATAAGGTGATTCCCCCCAGCAGAGTCGTCGCAACGATAATTTTGTACTTTAGCAACGCGTTTTACAACCGGATGAGCAACAGCCTGCTGTTTCAGGAGAACTTTTGCCAGGAGGTCTTCCTCCTGCCCTTTGCCAACGACTTGTTCATGTGGTCCTACCTGCTGCTGAACAACTTCATTTACTTCTTCGAGCACTGCGTCGTTCCCAACAAGAACTACTCCTCCAtttactccattttttacgaGACGGGCCGCATGCTCAACATACGCACGGTCTTTTGA
- a CDS encoding hypothetical protein, conserved (encoded by transcript PVX_116670A) codes for MNNFLVRVHTEDDQIRDELHNQFAQNFLSGNPPKEAPHGSQKWEEAPSDSQKWEEPPKDSHKWEEPPKDSHKWEEPPKDSHKWEEPPRYLLTESYVNTYLTPFLIRSDEGGPYHSVFCQLDVGGAANHHQGDNHREGDSHREGDSHREGDSHRQSDNRAGGDRHTLLLQLWGSQIYFEDMEAEDFRVKTNQQGKQFREYKIKNRDVLLLHGSCTYADVKDLYDYLSKNKEDLESALNSLEGSFFLLYLHYSNEHAKVHLCTDAWGMKSLIFFYEQSSIVLTNSYGLFFNYNFNFTKGEGGNYLFDDFSVEEELNVVHHHGVFQAEDKPLPKWSASPTKGRQSQKEGEMTPQSVIINEKVGTQIPPYYIYILNIFKKKKVILNRVLKKTSIYTRYTDWTGDHLSVEENFNRICNFVERNSSLLGGHEKEWTLLKWKIHNSVGDLIHGDEDQRRDAQTVLNNSFVHLYMKLLSGVIERKIGEVFPISGGHSAVGKNRLNGAGENEQKGEAGKAEKTEKTGKAGKTEKKREAEKAGNFSFLQSASRRVKRDQVGGKAHSVGILFSGGIDSTLLALTTIRAYFSRCADGYVELINVSFEDNAVDRYTALMAYEQIVKLHPHDDIRLVLVDVSPKDLLKYERIIFSLMSPNSTTMDFNISAAFFFANLGRGVLFPRSFFRRPEWAFIRARASPELNVVGATAKGVAAKGVTSTGVTSTGVTAPNAAAPAAPVAPTATAAKAKCSACEFVRSGKCVHGCCSACCRKLRYVYRREFSEGGASQEPRSGGIYQMERDAHQGGTVGGKHSGTVGGKHSGTVGGSRGGGTLYLIVKKKRVPINFELFPECPAHRGRVYDYGRIDSLFREFSREVGSGAVGKKEVGSEAVVSGEAVSGEVASGDLYEFCSDPHNPNFVDRFAAKHAENDPLTFEQIKSLFSVKAKRKGHQGTSADEQREPFFVGEEALKEEALKEEALKEEALNYLKRDLYQSSSDPDCVAQEGSYQCAHQLLIIGSGADELFGGYYRQNSGHLVRGERSGEASGETTGETGGETRGGAGKPKRGTPSKKNEMMKDIRRIWSRNLYRDDRILSFSSFSNKVLLYPYLEISLVDFLLSVSFYMVEAPLGGSAQRQGPSCLKPNVTEGEEPSKVRGLWEDLDECSRLYDLMRTHKVSKWVLRMAIFFSQGKELMLFKKKAIQFGSKAKNVRMYMREWISLEGGRLAGGEKLTEGVVTEEGAASGGATSGALHASPKGLPPSDRQKGTDRYTLLS; via the coding sequence ATGAACAACTTCCTGGTGAGGGTCCACACGGAGGACGACCAAATCAGAGACGAACTTCACAACCAATTCGCGCAGAACTTCCTTTcggggaacccccccaaagAGGCGCCACACGGCtctcaaaaatgggaagaagcgcCGAGCGACTCTCAAAAATGGGAGGAGCCGCCAAAAGACTCTCACAAATGGGAGGAGCCGCCAAAAGACTCTCACAAATGGGAGGAGCCGCCAAAAGACTCTCACAAATGGGAGGAGCCGCCAAGGTATCTCCTCACGGAGAGTTACGTAAACACATATTTGACTCCCTTCTTGATTAGAAGTGACGAGGGGGGTCCGTACCACAGCGTGTTTTGCCAGCTGGATGTGGGGGGTGCGGCTAACCACCACCAAGGCGATAACCACCGCGAAGGAGATAGCCACCGCGAAGGAGATAGCCACCGCGAAGGAGATAGCCACCGCCAAAGCGATAACCGCGCCGGGGGCGACCGGCACACGCTCCTGCTGCAGCTGTGGGGGTCCCAGATCTACTTCGAAGACATGGAGGCGGAGGACTTCCGCGTGAAGACAAACCAGCAGGGGAAGCAGTTCCGAgagtacaaaataaaaaacagaGATGTGCTGCTGCTTCACGGCAGTTGCACCTACGCAGATGTGAAAGACTTATATGACTACCTTAGCAAGAACAAAGAGGACTTGGAAAGCGCGCTCAACTCACTGGAAGGAagtttcttcctcctctatCTCCATTATTCAAACGAACATGCAAAGGTACACTTATGTACCGACGCTTGGGGAATGAAATCGCTCATCTTCTTCTACGAGCAGTCATCCATTGTGCTAACCAATTCGTATGGCCTGTTCTTTAactacaattttaatttcaccAAAGGGGAGGGAGGCAATTACCTCTTTGATGATTTTTCAGTTGAGGAAGAGCTCAACGTGGTTCACCACCATGGGGTGTTTCAAGCAGAAGATAAGCCTCTTCCCAAGTGGAGTGCATCCCCCACAAAGGGGAGACAATcacaaaaagaaggagagaTGACCCCCCAAAGTGTTATTATCAACGAGAAAGTCGGCACACAGATACCCCCCTACTACATTTACAtactaaatatatttaaaaaaaaaaaggtaatattAAATAGAGTCCTTAAAAAGACCAGCATCTACACCAGGTACACCGATTGGACTGGCGACCACCTCTCtgttgaagaaaattttaaccgCATCTGCAATTTTGTTGAAAGGAATTCCTCCCTACTCGGTGGTCATGAAAAAGAGTGGACTCTCCTGAAATGGAAGATTCACAACTCGGTGGGGGACCTCATTCATGGGGATGAGGACCAACGGAGGGACGCCCAGACGGTGCTGAACAACAGTTTCGTTCACCTGTATATGAAATTGCTAAGTGGAGTCATTGAGAGGAAGATCGGGGAGGTTTTCCCCATCTCGGGAGGGCACTCTGCAGTAGGGaaaaatcgcctgaacggtGCAGGTGAGAATgagcaaaagggagaagcaggaaAAGCGGAGAAAACGGAGAAAACAGGAAAAGCaggaaaaacagaaaaaaaaagagaagctGAAAAAGCGggaaatttttcctttttacagAGTGCTTCCCGCAGAGTGAAGCGCGACCAAGTTGGGGGGAAAGCCCACTCGGTGGGGATCCTCTTCTCGGGAGGGATCGACTCAACCCTGCTGGCCTTAACAACGATACGGGCCTACTTCAGTCGGTGTGCAGACGGGTACGTCGAGCTGATCAACGTCTCCTTCGAAGACAACGCCGTCGACAGGTACACCGCCCTAATGGCGTACGAACAAATTGTGAAGTTGCACCCGCACGATGACATCAGGTTAGTCCTTGTGGACGTCTCCCCGAAGGACCTACTCAAATACGAGcggattattttttcgttgaTGTCTCCGAACAGCACTACTATGGATTTCAACATTTcggctgccttttttttcgccaacTTGGGGAGGGGGGTCCTTTTCCCGCGCTCCTTTTTCCGGCGCCCGGAGTGGGCCTTCATCAGGGCGCGCGCCTCTCCCGAGCTCAACGTGGTGGGCGCGACCGCGAAAGGGGTAGCCGCGAAAGGGGTAACCTCTACAGGAGTAACCTCTACAGGCGTAACCGCTCCAAACGCAGCCGCTCCAGCCGCTCCAGTCGCTCCAACCGCTACCGCTGCGAAGGCCAAGTGCAGCGCGTGCGAGTTCGTCAGGAGCGGGAAGTGCGTGCACGGGTGCTGCTCCGCCTGCTGCAGGAAGCTGCGCTACGTCTACCGGAGGGAGTTTTCCGAGGGGGGGGCATCGCAGGAGCCACGCAGTGGAGGCATCTACCAAATGGAGCGAGACGCACACCAGGGAGGAACTGTCGGGGGAAAGCATAGCGGAACTGTCGGGGGAAAGCATAGCGGAACTGTCGGGGGAAGCCGTGGAGGGGGGACCCTCTACCTaattgtgaagaagaagagggtcCCAATTAACTTCGAGCTTTTCCCCGAGTGCCCCGCGCACAGGGGCCGGGTGTACGATTATGGGCGGATCGACTCGCTCTTCCGGGAGTTCAGCAGGGAGGTTGGCAGTGGGGCGGTTGGAAAGAAGGAGGTTGGAAGTGAGGCGGTCGTCAGTGGGGAGGCCGTCAGTGGGGAGGTTGCCAGTGGGGACCTATACGAATTCTGCAGTGACCCTCACAACCCCAACTTCGTAGACCGCTTTGCTGCCAAACACGCGGAAAACGACCCCCTCACATTTGAGCAAATAAAGAGCCTCTTCTCCGTTaaggcgaaaaggaaaggccATCAGGGGACCAGTGCGGACGAGCAGAGGGAACCATTTTTCGTAGGAGAGGAGGCCCTTAAAGAGGAGGCGCTGAAAGAGGAGGCCTTGAAAGAGGAGGCGCTGAACTACCTCAAGAGAGACCTTTACCAAAGTAGCAGTGACCCCGACTGCGTCGCTCAGGAGGGTTCGTACCAGTGCGCCCACCAGCTGCTGATCATTGGTAGCGGGGCGGATGAACTGTTTGGAGGCTACTACCGCCAGAATAGCGGGCACCTGGTAAGGGGAGAGCGAAGTGGTGAGGCAAGTGGAGAGACAACAGGAGAGACCGGAGGAGAGACCAGAGGAGGGGCAGGCAAACCCAAACGGGGAACACCCTctaagaaaaacgaaatgatgaaAGACATTAGAAGAATCTGGAGCCGAAATCTGTACCGAGACGATCGCATCCTAAGCTTTAGTAGCTTCTCTAATAAGGTCCTTTTATACCCCTATTTGGAAATCAGCCTCGTTGATTTTCTCCTTTCGGTTTCCTTTTACATGGTAGAGGCTCCCCTTGGGGGGTCGGCACAGAGGCAAGGGCCATCCTGTTTGAAGCCAAATGTGacagagggggaggagcccTCAAAAGTGAGGGGCTTATGGGAAGATCTGGACGAGTGCTCCCGCCTGTATGATCTTATGAGGACCCACAAAGTTAGCAAGTGGGTTCTACGCATGGCGATCTTCTTCTCGCAGGGCAAAGAGTTGAtgctcttcaaaaaaaaggctattCAGTTTGGCTCAAAAGCGAAGAACGTGCGGATGTACATGCGGGAGTGGATCTCCCTTGAGGGAGGCCGGctcgcagggggggagaagctcaCAGAGGGAGTCGTCACAGAGGAGGGTGCGGCTTCAGGGGGGGCTACCTCAGGGGCGCTGCACGCTTCTCCCAAAGGGCTCCCCCCCAGCGACAGACAGAAGGGGACTGACAGGTACACCCTGCTCTCCTGA
- a CDS encoding hypothetical protein, conserved (encoded by transcript PVX_116675A) produces MAKQGEGPSEGESSQGSAPLEGGIADGTTPHGEVREKKKNGKLKNGKGKHPSGGRRNGVERSESLKGVKKSGAKGGRKRKVMKQLKRKGQVKERGGSGSEEDSEVSEGGSSEGSGEDLLEVDFEMIDPSDKYKDNVRILLRSTELYPNLKCTEELVSIICDQQNIGKFLCVASGQRVGEKEGASENVAAGGEADLSSGDGNNVVGFLTIINLNQYAEIAALKELLLQKVKKVNAPDYVESAKRITSLLLTSETKNVGLLLGHRILNTPISLVPLIHKNVIEDVYWSQGIEDLDESEKKFYFFDFLLIYTKVYHTAEGELIFANYEEEHFFQHKTDHVMWNNNNVKKFYEAVEQKNREVTYKEFATVFVVPFGQVGAALKQMESGVSGVSGVSSVSGGG; encoded by the coding sequence ATGGCAAAGCAGGGGGAGGGCCCCTCGGAAGGAGAGTCCAGCCAGGGCAGTGCCCCCCTGGAGGGTGGCATCGCAGATGGAACAACCCCCCACGGTGAAGttagagagaaaaaaaaaaacggcaaacTGAAGAATGGGAAGGGAAAGCACCCCTCTggtggaagaagaaacgGGGTGGAGAGAAGCGAGTCCCTcaagggggtaaaaaagTCGGGTGCGAAAGGgggcagaaaaaggaaggtTATGAAGCAGTTGAAGCGGAAGGGGCAGGTGAAGGAGCGGGGAGGATCGGGGAGCGAAGAGGATAGCGAAGTCagcgaagggggaagcagcgaAGGCAGCGGGGAGGACCTCCTCGAAGTCGACTTCGAGATGATAGACCCCAGTGACAAGTACAAAGACAACGTGCGGATCCTGCTGAGGAGCACGGAGCTTTATCCCAATTTGAAATGCACCGAGGAGTTGGTAAGCATCATATGCGACCAGCAGAACATTGGGAAGTTCCTGTGCGTGGCGAGTGGGCAGCGCGTGGGCGAGAAGGAAGGTGCCTCTGAAAATGTAGCAGCAGGTGGCGAAGCGGACCTCTCCAGTGGTGATGGTAACAACGTGGTGGGATTCCTAACCATAATAAACCTAAATCAGTACGCAGAAATTGCCGCCCTGAAGGAGCTCCTTCTgcagaaggtgaagaaggttAACGCCCCGGATTACGTAGAAAGCGCGAAGAGGATCACGTCGCTGCTACTGACTAGCGAAACGAAAAACGTGGGTCTCCTACTTGGGCACCGCATCTTAAACACTCCCATCTCGTTAGTCCCCCtcattcacaaaaatgtcaTAGAAGATGTGTACTGGTCTCAAGGGATAGAAGATTTAGACGAAAGCgaaaagaaattttactTCTTCGATTTCCTCTTAATCTACACGAAGGTATATCACACTGCGGAGGGAGagctcatttttgcaaactaCGAGGAGGAGCACTTCTTTCAGCACAAGACTGACCACGTCATGTGGAATAACAATAACGTGAAGAAGTTTTACGAAGCGGTGGAGCAGAAGAACAGGGAGGTCACTTACAAGGAGTTCGCCACGGTCTTCGTCGTTCCCTTTGGCCAGGTGGGCGCGGCCCTCAAACAGATGGaaagcggcgttagcggagttagcggcgttagcagCGTTAGCGGTGGTGGCTAA